In the Flavobacterium pallidum genome, one interval contains:
- a CDS encoding phage holin family protein yields MKYILRLLLTAVLVLLLSNLPGVHVQDFRTSLVVAFVLWLLNLFVKPILVLLTLPVTLFTLGLFLLVINALIIMLCSNLFQTYRLGNFHVDGFMTAFIFSILLSVCQSVLFRLTDEKK; encoded by the coding sequence ATGAAATACATCCTCAGGCTATTACTGACTGCCGTTCTGGTATTGCTTTTATCGAATCTGCCCGGCGTGCATGTGCAGGATTTCCGCACCTCGCTTGTCGTGGCTTTTGTATTGTGGCTGCTCAACCTTTTCGTAAAACCGATATTGGTATTGCTGACGCTTCCGGTGACATTATTTACGCTCGGCCTGTTCCTGCTCGTCATCAATGCGCTGATCATTATGCTTTGCTCGAACCTGTTCCAGACCTATCGCCTTGGGAATTTCCATGTGGACGGATTTATGACTGCGTTTATATTCAGTATACTATTATCTGTCTGCCAATCGGTTTTATTCAGGCTTACGGACGAAAAGAAATAG
- a CDS encoding alpha/beta fold hydrolase, translating into MLYSKTEGTGQPLLILHGFLGMSDNWKTLSGQYAAEGFQVHALDMRNHGRSLHSQDFTYAAMVGDIAEYIRFNNLGAVDIIGHSMGGKIAMFYATQYSDSVRKLVIADIAPRYYAPHHQDIMKALNSVDFSKKPTRQEVDDILAQYVPDFGTRQFLMKSLYWEQPGQLGFRFNLRAFNDSIDVIGEALSANAIFTKPTLFLKGEKSHYICDDDMPTIRHHFPQSEIVTIKNAGHWLHAENPKDFFESTINFLRK; encoded by the coding sequence ATGTTATATTCAAAAACAGAAGGCACCGGCCAACCACTCTTAATCCTCCACGGATTCCTCGGCATGTCCGACAACTGGAAAACCCTTTCCGGGCAATATGCCGCCGAAGGTTTCCAGGTCCATGCCTTAGACATGCGCAACCACGGCCGCAGCCTGCATTCTCAAGACTTTACTTATGCCGCCATGGTGGGCGATATTGCAGAATACATCCGCTTCAATAACCTTGGCGCTGTCGATATCATAGGGCATTCTATGGGTGGGAAAATAGCGATGTTTTATGCCACCCAATATTCGGACAGCGTCCGCAAACTGGTCATTGCCGACATCGCGCCTCGATATTATGCACCGCACCACCAGGACATCATGAAAGCACTAAATTCCGTCGATTTTTCGAAAAAACCGACAAGGCAGGAAGTGGACGATATCCTTGCGCAATACGTTCCTGATTTCGGGACACGGCAATTCCTCATGAAAAGCCTGTATTGGGAACAACCAGGACAATTGGGTTTCCGTTTTAACCTCAGGGCATTCAATGATTCCATTGATGTCATTGGTGAGGCGCTTTCGGCAAATGCCATCTTTACAAAACCCACCTTGTTCCTGAAAGGTGAAAAGTCACATTACATCTGTGATGATGATATGCCGACAATCCGTCATCATTTTCCACAGTCGGAAATTGTTACGATAAAAAATGCGGGTCATTGGCTTCACGCTGAAAACCCAAAAGACTTTTTTGAATCCACCATAAACTTTTTGAGAAAATAA
- a CDS encoding pyridoxine 5'-phosphate synthase, which produces MTKLSVNINKIATLRNARGGNVPDLLKVATDIQRFGAQGITIHPRPDERHIRYQDARDLKAIVYTEYNIEGNPEKSFVDLVLEVKPDQVTLVPDAVDAITSDAGWDTIKHKSFLTEMTQEFQRNGIRVSIFTDPVNKMVEGAKAIGTDRIELYTEAFAHQYGLGNKDAVKPYYEAAVLANELGLGLNAGHDLSLENIKFFKENIPGLLEVSIGHALISESLYLGLENVVNMYLQKLK; this is translated from the coding sequence ATGACCAAATTAAGCGTGAATATCAATAAAATCGCGACGCTCCGCAATGCACGCGGTGGCAATGTGCCCGACCTGCTTAAAGTCGCTACAGACATCCAGCGTTTCGGGGCACAGGGCATTACGATCCATCCGCGTCCGGACGAGCGGCACATCCGTTACCAGGATGCGCGTGACCTTAAAGCCATCGTTTACACCGAATACAACATCGAAGGGAATCCCGAGAAAAGCTTCGTCGATTTGGTGCTCGAAGTGAAGCCGGACCAGGTCACTTTGGTTCCCGATGCCGTCGATGCCATTACCTCCGATGCCGGCTGGGACACTATAAAGCACAAAAGTTTCCTGACTGAAATGACACAGGAATTCCAACGCAACGGTATCCGCGTATCAATTTTTACCGATCCTGTCAATAAAATGGTCGAAGGTGCCAAAGCCATCGGAACGGACCGCATTGAATTGTATACCGAAGCCTTTGCGCACCAATACGGTTTGGGCAATAAAGATGCGGTTAAGCCATATTACGAAGCCGCTGTTTTGGCTAATGAACTCGGACTCGGACTTAATGCGGGTCATGATTTAAGTCTCGAAAACATTAAATTTTTTAAGGAAAATATTCCGGGATTATTGGAAGTGTCGATTGGTCACGCACTGATTTCCGAGTCATTGTACCTTGGGCTTGAAAATGTCGTGAATATGTATTTACAGAAGTTAAAATAG
- a CDS encoding CBS domain-containing protein produces the protein MNTITDFINRDFRPIDSKDTIAEVLDFFADVNFSHFPVTEEGIYIGSVSAEDVETFEPEKTLANYRYAIEVFFARTTTNWFDVLEVFARNHTDVVPVLDAENKYAGYYEISDIVKFFNDTPFLKDPGGIIVVEKGILDYSMGQVVQIVESNNAKILGTFVSGSTNDTIQITVKIAMGSINEIIQTFRRYDYEIISEHNEDNYLNSLKERSDYLDKYLNI, from the coding sequence ATGAATACCATTACAGATTTTATAAACCGGGACTTCCGCCCGATTGACAGTAAAGATACGATTGCTGAAGTGCTGGATTTTTTTGCCGATGTGAATTTTTCGCATTTTCCTGTTACTGAAGAAGGCATTTACATTGGAAGTGTTTCCGCGGAAGATGTGGAGACCTTCGAGCCGGAAAAAACCCTGGCGAATTACCGTTATGCCATCGAAGTGTTTTTTGCACGCACGACCACAAACTGGTTTGACGTGCTTGAAGTTTTTGCGAGAAACCATACTGATGTGGTGCCGGTTTTGGATGCAGAAAACAAATATGCAGGATATTATGAGATTTCCGATATCGTCAAATTTTTCAACGACACGCCATTTTTAAAAGATCCGGGCGGCATTATTGTTGTTGAAAAAGGCATACTCGACTATTCGATGGGACAGGTCGTGCAGATCGTGGAAAGCAATAACGCCAAAATCCTCGGCACGTTCGTCTCAGGATCTACAAATGACACCATACAGATTACAGTGAAGATTGCGATGGGCAGTATCAATGAAATCATCCAGACTTTCAGGCGTTATGATTACGAAATCATTTCGGAGCATAATGAAGACAATTACCTGAACAGTTTGAAGGAGCGTTCTGATTATCTGGACAAATACCTTAATATATAA
- a CDS encoding NAD kinase yields the protein MKVAIYGQYYQNSTEPIIRDIFVFFNENQVEMVIEAEFLKMLYEKELIKKSYKTFNSYTELDSSFDMMISIGGDGTILRAATLVRDSGIPILGINAGRLGFLAMVQKESISTFMQFVIDRNYTLSPRTLLSLESEPANPDIESINFAMNEISVSRKDTTSMITIDTYLDGEFLNSYWADGLIIATPTGSTGYSMSCGGPILTPNVESLVITPIAPHNLNARPLVIPDKTEIRLKVSGREEQYLVSLDSRIASVKNESSLIIRKTPFSINMVEIPGETFLKTLRNKLLWGEDKRN from the coding sequence ATGAAAGTCGCCATCTACGGACAATATTACCAAAACAGCACTGAGCCGATCATCCGGGACATTTTCGTGTTCTTCAACGAAAACCAGGTGGAAATGGTCATTGAGGCGGAGTTCCTGAAGATGCTTTATGAGAAAGAACTTATCAAAAAAAGCTACAAGACTTTCAATTCTTACACTGAATTAGATTCCTCTTTCGACATGATGATCAGCATCGGTGGTGATGGAACGATTTTACGCGCTGCGACTTTGGTGCGGGATTCCGGCATACCTATTTTAGGTATCAATGCGGGAAGGCTGGGCTTTCTGGCCATGGTTCAGAAAGAAAGCATTTCGACTTTTATGCAATTCGTGATTGACCGGAATTACACGCTTTCGCCAAGGACACTCTTAAGCCTTGAATCAGAACCTGCCAATCCTGATATTGAAAGCATCAATTTTGCAATGAATGAAATTTCGGTGAGCCGTAAGGACACCACTTCGATGATCACCATTGACACGTATCTGGATGGTGAATTCCTGAATTCATATTGGGCAGATGGCTTGATCATTGCGACACCAACCGGTTCTACAGGCTATTCCATGAGCTGCGGCGGCCCGATTCTGACGCCTAACGTTGAAAGCCTTGTGATCACGCCTATAGCACCACACAACCTCAATGCCCGACCGTTGGTAATTCCGGACAAGACCGAAATCCGCCTGAAGGTTTCCGGGCGTGAGGAACAATATCTGGTGTCACTGGACTCCAGGATTGCATCCGTTAAAAATGAGTCCAGCCTGATTATCCGAAAAACCCCTTTCAGCATAAACATGGTCGAGATACCAGGCGAGACCTTCCTGAAAACCCTGCGCAACAAACTCCTTTGGGGCGAAGACAAGCGGAATTAA
- the porG gene encoding type IX secretion system protein PorG — protein MKRLFPTLICFCMVSLMQAQIHEVGLFAGASNFIGDVGPTNYINPNEPALGILYKWNRSPRHSWRASFTYAKLASDDANSKVPGRHDRGYSFDNSIKELSLGLEFDFFEFDLHDLRRQMTPYIYGGISYFRYDSQYVQNGTTRVDDQSNSLAIPMVVGVKSNITPKLILGFEIGARYTFADDIDGSTPKNEQYKPLQFGNINSNDWYVFTGFTLTYTFGNSPCFCPE, from the coding sequence ATGAAGAGATTATTTCCGACGCTTATCTGCTTTTGTATGGTTTCACTGATGCAGGCACAAATCCACGAAGTTGGGCTATTTGCCGGTGCCAGTAATTTCATAGGCGATGTCGGACCCACCAATTACATCAACCCGAATGAGCCTGCGCTGGGTATTTTATACAAATGGAACCGCAGCCCGAGACATTCCTGGAGAGCGTCGTTTACGTATGCCAAACTGGCTTCAGATGATGCCAACTCCAAAGTTCCCGGAAGGCATGATCGTGGTTATTCGTTTGATAACAGCATAAAAGAATTATCATTGGGACTGGAATTTGATTTTTTTGAATTTGACCTGCACGATCTCCGCAGGCAGATGACTCCTTATATATATGGCGGCATCAGTTATTTCAGGTATGATTCACAGTATGTTCAGAACGGCACAACACGCGTTGACGACCAGAGCAACTCGCTTGCCATACCGATGGTTGTGGGTGTAAAAAGCAATATTACCCCTAAACTGATTCTTGGTTTTGAAATCGGGGCGCGCTACACTTTCGCTGATGATATCGACGGGAGCACCCCGAAGAATGAGCAATACAAGCCACTGCAATTCGGAAATATAAACAGCAACGACTGGTATGTATTTACCGGCTTTACACTTACTTATACCTTTGGGAATTCCCCTTGCTTTTGCCCGGAATAA